The following are encoded together in the Kribbella sp. CA-293567 genome:
- a CDS encoding phage distal tail protein, translating to MLSTYRASLGGVNFGQDDDKGSLWILYGIDGWHSLASTGEVTPRTARNGGWRNRAHYAPKGLTLRGSVITTLPNVGDVIDQLAAAIPLDVPEPLTVYGVNADDRLMFVRQEGTPDVSIVSPYEALYSIGLVAPDPLKYGAIEKVASTNLPSSTGGLTAPFTVPLSVDSVTISGTATGENNGNLPSPPRVIVYGPVTDARLTNVATGETLLINLTIEEGEYVDLDFATHTAYLNGTASRRGYISGAWFTLQPGVTEIAFNSPTYSATASAQIVWRDAWK from the coding sequence GTGCTCAGCACCTACCGAGCTTCGCTCGGCGGGGTCAACTTCGGACAGGACGACGACAAGGGCTCGCTGTGGATTCTCTACGGAATCGACGGTTGGCACTCTCTCGCCTCGACGGGTGAGGTCACTCCGCGAACCGCCCGAAACGGCGGTTGGCGGAACCGGGCGCACTACGCGCCCAAGGGCCTCACCCTTCGGGGGTCCGTCATCACGACCCTCCCGAACGTCGGCGACGTTATCGACCAGCTCGCCGCCGCCATCCCGCTCGACGTCCCCGAACCTCTCACCGTCTACGGCGTCAACGCCGACGACCGTCTGATGTTCGTCCGGCAAGAGGGAACCCCGGACGTCTCCATCGTCAGTCCCTACGAGGCGCTCTACTCCATCGGCCTCGTCGCCCCGGACCCGCTGAAGTATGGCGCGATCGAGAAGGTTGCCTCGACCAACCTTCCCAGCTCGACCGGCGGCCTCACGGCTCCCTTCACCGTTCCCCTGTCGGTTGACTCCGTCACCATCTCGGGCACTGCAACCGGCGAGAACAACGGCAACCTCCCTTCTCCGCCTCGCGTCATCGTCTACGGCCCCGTCACCGACGCCCGCCTAACGAACGTCGCCACCGGAGAAACCCTCCTCATCAATCTGACGATCGAAGAGGGCGAATACGTGGACCTGGATTTCGCCACCCACACCGCCTATCTCAACGGCACCGCTTCTCGACGCGGCTACATCTCCGGCGCTTGGTTCACCCTCCAGCCCGGCGTAACCGAGATCGCCTTCAACTCACCCACCTACTCCGCCAC
- a CDS encoding P22 phage major capsid protein family protein produces the protein MANSLYTAAEVVKLGSALLTADLVLAASINRDYEDNYGGGHGTTVNVRVPAVLKAKKRDLTNSATTGQLSAFVVSALNETTFAIELDSNPYQKVALNQRERTFDLENFGEQVLAPQVASMVEEIEDSVATEFLALPETNSLTLGAYSPTNPTLTFSAIRKALRDNGMPMTGLRAAVGTKVWKDMVDAKVFSDLGANATNPAVPTSKNVGGFDAFETNRIGEEDIVFYHRDAFTLAVRSPEAPADGIVFAASLSANGFSLQHIQDYDSSIGQHTSLVQTFTGVSYLPARKIDRSGAEATIVEVPSAYRIDTGTAAA, from the coding sequence ATGGCTAACAGCCTCTACACCGCCGCCGAGGTAGTGAAGCTGGGCAGCGCCCTGCTGACCGCTGACCTCGTGCTGGCCGCGTCCATCAACCGCGACTACGAGGACAACTACGGCGGCGGCCACGGTACGACCGTGAACGTGCGCGTTCCGGCCGTCCTGAAGGCGAAGAAGCGCGACCTCACCAACTCGGCCACGACCGGTCAGCTCTCCGCGTTCGTCGTGAGCGCGCTGAACGAGACGACCTTCGCAATCGAGCTGGACAGCAACCCCTACCAGAAGGTTGCCCTCAACCAGCGCGAGCGGACCTTCGACCTGGAGAACTTCGGCGAGCAGGTCCTCGCCCCGCAGGTCGCTTCGATGGTCGAAGAGATCGAAGACAGCGTTGCAACGGAGTTCCTCGCGCTGCCGGAGACCAACAGCCTCACCCTCGGCGCGTACAGCCCGACCAACCCCACCCTCACGTTCTCCGCAATCCGCAAGGCCCTGCGGGACAACGGTATGCCGATGACCGGCCTTCGCGCCGCCGTCGGAACGAAGGTGTGGAAGGACATGGTGGACGCGAAGGTCTTCTCGGACCTCGGCGCCAACGCGACCAACCCGGCCGTCCCGACCTCGAAGAACGTCGGCGGCTTCGACGCCTTCGAGACGAACCGTATCGGCGAAGAGGACATTGTCTTCTACCACCGCGATGCGTTCACCCTCGCCGTCCGTTCGCCCGAGGCCCCGGCCGACGGCATCGTCTTCGCGGCTTCGCTGTCTGCGAACGGATTCTCGCTCCAGCACATTCAGGACTACGACTCCAGCATCGGTCAGCACACCTCCCTCGTGCAGACCTTCACCGGCGTCTCGTACCTGCCCGCTCGCAAGATCGACCGCTCCGGCGCGGAGGCGACGATCGTGGAGGTTCCCTCCGCGTACCGCATCGACACCGGCACCGCCGCGGCCTGA
- a CDS encoding recombinase family protein, giving the protein MTVADLYLRLSESDDASTSIARQEADLRLLCEREGWTVGEVLIDDGLSGGYTRAKAVEALERLRTGQSHVLAVWKFDRWSRQGLTALAALIEALDESKTGLFVAERDGLRSSQPAWRIIASVLAEVARMERENIQTRVRSSIAALKKGGRFSGGTLAYGYESAKDPNSAGRVLVLSPSESAIVREAASRVLRGESVYRITTDFNTRGVPTRRAKHWTVTALRQILVSDAIVGRVTHDGELLRGPDGLPVEVWPPVLDLETWHRLRARLDADKPGSERTQRRRRARLLSGIVKCGGCGRPLYVKYNGQGQTSYGCSARNNGQPCPGVAIVADQLEEYVTGRFLSAVGHLEVFERVEELPDIAALADVEQAISATAAKMADDDADVVTLAAQLANLKVRRTELKSRPAERVVKLVGKGFTFAEYWEAANDVGLRNALLAANIATLSVAKGRKVGKGPIDFGARVALLFQPAHYGDAWRTPEGRVYAEAV; this is encoded by the coding sequence GTGACCGTGGCCGACCTCTACCTCCGCCTGTCCGAGTCGGACGACGCTTCTACCTCCATCGCCCGGCAAGAGGCCGACCTCCGTCTCCTCTGCGAGCGCGAGGGCTGGACCGTGGGCGAGGTCCTGATTGACGACGGCCTCTCGGGTGGCTACACCCGCGCCAAGGCCGTAGAGGCCCTGGAGCGCCTCCGCACCGGGCAAAGCCACGTCCTCGCCGTGTGGAAGTTTGACCGCTGGTCCCGGCAGGGCCTGACCGCCCTCGCCGCGCTGATCGAAGCCTTGGACGAGAGCAAGACTGGCCTCTTCGTGGCCGAGCGCGACGGCCTTCGATCCTCCCAACCCGCTTGGCGGATCATCGCGTCCGTCCTCGCCGAGGTCGCCCGTATGGAGCGCGAGAACATTCAGACCCGCGTTCGGTCGAGCATCGCCGCCCTGAAGAAGGGCGGCCGGTTCTCCGGCGGCACCCTCGCCTACGGCTACGAATCCGCGAAGGACCCCAACTCCGCGGGCCGCGTCCTCGTGCTCAGTCCCTCGGAGTCCGCCATCGTCCGTGAGGCCGCGTCCCGCGTACTCCGCGGAGAGTCGGTCTACCGCATCACCACGGACTTCAACACCCGCGGCGTCCCCACGCGCCGGGCGAAGCACTGGACCGTTACGGCCCTCCGGCAGATCCTCGTCTCAGACGCCATCGTCGGCCGGGTCACCCACGATGGGGAGTTGCTCCGCGGCCCTGACGGCCTCCCTGTGGAGGTTTGGCCGCCTGTCCTGGACTTGGAGACCTGGCACCGCCTGAGGGCGCGCCTGGACGCCGACAAGCCCGGCTCAGAGCGCACCCAACGCCGCCGCCGTGCGCGCCTTCTCTCCGGCATCGTCAAGTGCGGTGGATGCGGCCGGCCGCTGTACGTGAAGTACAACGGGCAAGGCCAGACGTCCTACGGATGCTCGGCCCGAAACAACGGTCAGCCCTGCCCCGGCGTGGCCATCGTGGCCGACCAACTGGAGGAGTACGTCACCGGCCGGTTCCTGTCCGCCGTCGGTCACCTGGAGGTCTTCGAGCGCGTGGAGGAGCTGCCGGATATCGCCGCCCTCGCGGACGTGGAGCAGGCCATCTCGGCGACCGCCGCCAAGATGGCCGACGATGACGCCGACGTCGTCACCCTCGCGGCTCAGCTCGCCAACCTGAAGGTTCGCCGGACCGAGCTGAAGTCCCGCCCGGCCGAGCGAGTGGTGAAGCTCGTGGGTAAAGGCTTCACGTTCGCCGAGTACTGGGAGGCCGCCAACGACGTCGGCCTACGCAACGCGCTTCTCGCGGCCAACATCGCCACGCTGTCCGTTGCCAAGGGAAGGAAGGTCGGCAAAGGACCCATCGACTTCGGCGCCCGCGTCGCGTTGCTCTTTCAGCCCGCGCACTACGGCGACGCATGGCGCACCCCCGAGGGCCGCGTCTACGCCGAGGCCGTGTGA
- a CDS encoding phage portal protein — translation MATLDRPAKVAESMISDLRNANEPGRGHLGKTRRYLKGHHDLPYMPRGAKAEYREMAKRSITNWLPLISDTFAKVLFVEGYRAAKQKDNDSAWKHWQANKLDARQSIAHRGALEYGVSYVLVLPSDSASPLIKPLHPTRVWAEYEDDDDEYPQRALIRKGKDVDGSVIFELYDETYVYTILHPQSSSPVIVDQEAHGMPAVPLVRFRDRLDGENVGIIAPLLPIQDRINEAVFALMIALQYASFRQRWATGLVIPTGEDGKPVEPFQAAIDRLWVTDNPEAKFGDFAQTEVSGHINTYEMTVRTLAAIAQTSPHVLVGDLINLSADAMAAAEATTQRKAEEYEVLFGESWEQVLALAAIAAGEEVPSVDARVRWRDSEARSMAQTVDALGKMVTLLGVPAEGAWSRVPGVTDTELAEWHRMKAAAQDGTAALAAAIDRQTQSTITPPDSPPEPAQAA, via the coding sequence GTGGCAACTCTCGACCGCCCGGCAAAGGTTGCCGAGAGCATGATTTCGGACCTTCGGAACGCCAACGAGCCCGGCCGGGGACACCTCGGCAAGACGCGGCGGTACTTGAAAGGTCACCACGACCTCCCGTACATGCCGCGCGGTGCGAAGGCCGAGTACCGCGAGATGGCCAAGCGGAGTATCACCAACTGGCTACCGCTGATCTCGGACACCTTCGCCAAGGTCCTCTTCGTGGAGGGCTACCGCGCCGCGAAGCAGAAGGACAACGACTCGGCGTGGAAGCACTGGCAGGCCAACAAGCTCGACGCCCGGCAGAGCATCGCCCACCGCGGCGCCCTGGAGTACGGCGTCAGCTACGTGCTGGTTCTGCCGAGTGACAGCGCCTCCCCGCTGATCAAGCCCTTGCACCCGACCCGCGTATGGGCCGAGTACGAGGACGACGACGACGAGTACCCGCAGCGCGCCCTTATCCGCAAGGGAAAGGACGTTGACGGCTCCGTCATCTTCGAGCTGTACGACGAGACCTACGTTTACACGATCCTTCACCCGCAGTCGTCCTCGCCGGTCATCGTTGACCAAGAGGCTCACGGCATGCCCGCGGTTCCGCTAGTCCGCTTCCGCGACCGGCTGGACGGCGAGAACGTCGGCATCATCGCCCCGCTACTGCCGATTCAGGACCGCATCAACGAGGCCGTCTTCGCCCTCATGATCGCCCTGCAATACGCGAGCTTCCGTCAGCGTTGGGCTACCGGCCTCGTCATCCCCACCGGGGAAGACGGCAAGCCCGTAGAGCCCTTCCAAGCCGCGATTGACAGGCTGTGGGTGACCGACAACCCCGAGGCCAAGTTCGGAGACTTCGCTCAGACCGAGGTCTCTGGCCACATCAACACCTACGAGATGACCGTCCGCACTCTCGCGGCCATCGCGCAGACCTCGCCTCACGTGCTGGTCGGCGACCTGATCAACCTCTCCGCCGATGCAATGGCCGCCGCCGAGGCGACCACACAACGCAAGGCGGAGGAGTACGAAGTCCTCTTCGGCGAGAGCTGGGAGCAAGTCCTCGCCCTCGCCGCGATCGCCGCCGGGGAAGAGGTTCCGTCCGTTGACGCCCGCGTCCGCTGGCGTGACTCCGAGGCCCGCTCCATGGCTCAGACCGTGGACGCTCTCGGCAAGATGGTGACCTTGCTGGGCGTGCCGGCTGAAGGCGCGTGGTCGCGCGTTCCCGGTGTCACTGACACCGAGCTTGCCGAGTGGCACCGCATGAAGGCCGCCGCGCAGGACGGAACGGCCGCTCTAGCCGCCGCAATCGACCGGCAGACGCAATCCACCATCACGCCGCCCGACTCGCCTCCTGAGCCTGCTCAGGCCGCGTGA
- a CDS encoding phage terminase small subunit codes for MARGTLHQKKPNSVNRNASGLSAATHKLTDDGQTRGPDLAEATGRAWDADVLGWYDVWRKSPQAQLFAATDWQRLVMLAPLVESHFASPKAATMSEIRLNEERLGATITDRMRARMTILSEDGEGATVLTLHDGEESDEDLLEGL; via the coding sequence ATGGCCCGAGGCACGCTCCACCAGAAGAAGCCCAACAGCGTTAACCGCAATGCGTCCGGCCTCAGCGCCGCGACCCACAAGCTCACCGACGACGGCCAGACCCGCGGCCCCGACCTCGCAGAGGCCACCGGCCGCGCGTGGGACGCCGACGTCCTCGGGTGGTACGACGTGTGGCGCAAGTCCCCGCAGGCGCAGCTCTTCGCCGCGACTGACTGGCAGCGCCTCGTCATGCTCGCCCCGCTGGTCGAGTCTCACTTTGCGTCCCCGAAGGCCGCGACCATGTCCGAGATCCGGCTCAACGAAGAGCGCCTCGGCGCCACGATCACAGACCGGATGCGCGCCCGCATGACGATCCTCTCCGAGGACGGCGAAGGCGCCACCGTACTCACGCTCCACGACGGCGAGGAGTCCGACGAGGACCTCCTCGAAGGGCTTTGA
- a CDS encoding type II secretion system F family protein, with amino-acid sequence MGLLLGLFFGIGLLLIIWTFVSPRETRTGTDGRLTTRSRDLLAAAGVDGVTPAAFIGACAITGFIGFVVMFLVSAALPIGLVFGVMAGSLPVAVLKSRARKRLAEFRELWPDVVDNIASAVRAGLSLSEALAQVGERGPLPLREPFRRFGADYASTGRFADSLDRLKARLADPVGDRVIEALRIAREVGGGDLGRLLRSLSSFLRDDARTRSELEARQSWSVNGARVAVAAPWLVLAMLSFQGDVIQRYNSPVGALIIGIGAVVCVIAYRLMLRIGRLPEPERVLR; translated from the coding sequence ATGGGGCTGCTGCTCGGCCTCTTCTTCGGAATCGGCCTGCTGCTGATCATCTGGACCTTCGTCTCGCCGCGCGAGACCAGGACCGGTACCGATGGGCGCCTGACCACGCGAAGCCGCGACCTGCTCGCCGCGGCCGGCGTCGACGGGGTGACTCCGGCCGCCTTCATCGGCGCTTGTGCGATCACGGGTTTCATCGGGTTCGTCGTGATGTTCCTGGTGTCGGCCGCGTTGCCGATCGGGCTGGTCTTCGGGGTAATGGCGGGCAGCCTGCCGGTCGCGGTGCTGAAGAGCCGCGCGCGCAAGCGGCTGGCCGAGTTCCGCGAGCTGTGGCCTGACGTGGTCGACAACATCGCGTCCGCAGTACGGGCCGGGTTGTCGTTGTCGGAGGCGCTGGCCCAGGTCGGAGAGCGGGGTCCGTTGCCGCTGCGCGAGCCGTTCCGCCGGTTCGGAGCCGACTATGCCTCGACCGGCCGCTTCGCGGACTCACTTGACCGGCTCAAAGCCAGACTGGCCGACCCGGTTGGCGACCGGGTGATCGAGGCGCTGCGAATCGCCCGCGAAGTCGGCGGCGGCGACCTCGGCCGGCTGCTGCGCTCCCTCTCGAGCTTCCTCCGCGACGACGCTCGCACCAGATCCGAACTGGAGGCCCGCCAATCCTGGTCGGTCAACGGCGCCCGCGTTGCCGTAGCCGCCCCCTGGCTGGTGCTCGCGATGCTTTCGTTCCAGGGCGACGTGATCCAGCGCTACAACTCCCCGGTCGGCGCGCTGATCATCGGCATCGGCGCCGTCGTCTGCGTCATCGCC
- a CDS encoding VG15 protein yields the protein MATLAEAAALTDAYRIGQGTIAARAAALAVIAFRALLNPSDLDNSFPALVAAMHPILGGARSDASVLAGAYYEAHRLASGVEGQEPTIVAPDPLTLAQTASSLLFSGPVSIRQQLAKGNDMKFALTFAEGITSRSVFRHAANAGRGTIFNTAQSDRLALGYARVTDGSPCSFCAMLASRGADYKTASAAGAKQAKSRKKDGRPVGAKFHDGCGCSIVAIYSEDDTVPGPGEEYAALWADSTKGVPTADKANAFRRALDAQRR from the coding sequence ATGGCAACTCTAGCCGAGGCCGCCGCCCTGACCGACGCCTACCGGATCGGTCAGGGCACGATCGCCGCCCGCGCAGCCGCGCTCGCAGTGATCGCCTTTCGGGCGTTGCTCAACCCGTCGGACCTGGACAACAGCTTCCCGGCCCTCGTCGCCGCCATGCACCCGATCCTTGGCGGCGCCCGCTCTGACGCCTCCGTCCTGGCAGGCGCGTACTACGAAGCTCACCGGCTCGCGTCGGGCGTGGAGGGTCAGGAACCCACCATTGTCGCCCCCGATCCGCTGACCCTCGCTCAGACCGCATCGTCCCTGTTGTTCTCCGGCCCGGTGTCGATCAGGCAGCAGCTTGCCAAGGGCAACGATATGAAGTTTGCCCTCACCTTCGCCGAGGGAATCACCTCGCGCTCCGTCTTCCGCCACGCCGCCAACGCCGGACGCGGAACCATCTTCAACACCGCTCAGAGCGACAGGCTCGCTCTCGGATACGCGCGTGTGACCGACGGTTCCCCCTGTTCGTTCTGCGCGATGCTCGCGTCCCGCGGCGCCGACTACAAGACCGCCTCGGCGGCCGGCGCCAAGCAGGCCAAGAGCCGAAAGAAGGACGGTCGCCCGGTCGGCGCCAAGTTCCACGATGGGTGCGGATGCTCCATCGTCGCCATCTACTCCGAGGACGACACCGTCCCCGGCCCCGGCGAGGAGTACGCGGCCCTCTGGGCCGACTCCACGAAGGGCGTGCCTACCGCGGACAAGGCGAACGCCTTCCGCCGCGCGCTCGACGCGCAACGCCGCTAA
- a CDS encoding phage tail tape measure protein, whose translation MSNVGYATLGIIPTAKDFTKNLAKETSPGLKAQGEAGGQEYGETFSKGALAKLGAFAKGGAAVAGAAIVGGLLSAMGSADVGAGLQASLGLSAADSGKFGEAAGLAYKQNYGESVAQIGDTIKAAFQSGLVATKDSKEAIAGVVAQVETYAKVSGEDAVSATRAVAQMIKTGIAKDATEAFDLLTRGQQLGINKSEDLLDTFNEYSTQFRKLGLDGPRALGLMNQAIQGGARDSDIAADAFKEFSIRAVDGSKLSADSFKAIGLDGKAMTATFAQGGPKAAEALSLVFDKLKAVKDPAAQSAAAVGLFGTQAEDLGDALFAMDPRTAAKGLGEVAGATERANKALGSTPTAQITAFTRNLKQGFVEVLGGQVLPALTKAAGEFKTEFGPALSDLSAKLKDAAPAALAIATVIIGNLVPAIATAVGVVASVVKFLGEHETTAKALAITMGVLATAYVAFKTVTTALALADMVKNLVTLAKATRAYAIAQAALNLVMMLNPIGLIVLGIAALVAGVVLIATKTTWFQDLWSAAWGAIQKTASAVFNWVKANWPLLLAIITGPIGLAVLAVVKNFDTIKAAAGKVLAAIVNAYKAVTKFFADLPGKIFAALSTAATFLVSKGRDFVSGLLNGIVAYAVNLYSFWTKLPGVIAGKLGALGSYLGNKGRDLVSGLTAGASEKAAALLSYFRDLPGNVAAKLGNLGSSLKSAGLNFAQGFINGIGDMVGKAADKARELASAAKNAIIGILDINSPSRVADDLGRYFGQGFANGIAGMEKAVGQSSAGMAKAAVRGVSSLPIKSASNSGNVPRPVGFGAAGNDVDIFVQGTTDPEATARIVGRKLANAGV comes from the coding sequence GTGAGCAACGTCGGTTACGCAACCCTCGGCATCATCCCCACCGCGAAGGACTTCACGAAGAACCTCGCAAAGGAAACCTCCCCCGGCCTCAAGGCCCAGGGCGAGGCTGGCGGGCAGGAGTACGGGGAGACCTTCTCCAAGGGCGCGCTCGCCAAGCTCGGCGCGTTTGCTAAGGGCGGCGCAGCCGTCGCGGGCGCCGCGATCGTCGGCGGCCTGCTGTCTGCAATGGGCAGCGCCGACGTCGGCGCCGGCCTACAGGCGTCACTCGGCCTCTCGGCTGCCGACTCCGGCAAGTTCGGAGAGGCGGCGGGGCTTGCCTACAAGCAGAACTACGGCGAGTCCGTCGCGCAGATCGGCGACACGATCAAGGCGGCCTTCCAAAGTGGCTTGGTCGCAACGAAGGACTCCAAGGAAGCGATCGCCGGAGTCGTCGCGCAGGTTGAGACCTACGCGAAGGTCTCTGGTGAGGACGCCGTCAGCGCGACCAGGGCCGTAGCCCAGATGATCAAGACCGGCATCGCGAAGGACGCCACCGAGGCGTTCGACCTTCTGACCCGCGGTCAGCAGCTCGGCATCAACAAGTCAGAAGACCTGCTCGACACCTTCAACGAGTACTCCACTCAGTTTCGCAAGCTCGGTCTGGACGGGCCGCGCGCCCTCGGCCTCATGAATCAGGCGATCCAGGGCGGCGCCCGCGACAGCGACATTGCCGCGGACGCCTTCAAGGAATTCTCTATTCGCGCCGTGGACGGCTCGAAGCTGTCGGCTGACTCGTTCAAGGCGATCGGCCTGGACGGCAAGGCCATGACTGCCACGTTTGCGCAAGGTGGCCCGAAGGCTGCCGAGGCCCTCTCCCTCGTCTTCGACAAGCTGAAGGCCGTCAAGGACCCGGCCGCGCAGTCGGCTGCCGCCGTCGGTCTCTTCGGCACTCAGGCCGAGGACCTCGGCGACGCGCTCTTCGCAATGGATCCGAGGACGGCGGCCAAGGGCCTCGGCGAAGTCGCCGGCGCCACCGAGCGCGCCAACAAGGCCCTCGGCTCGACGCCCACCGCGCAGATCACCGCGTTTACACGCAACCTGAAGCAGGGCTTTGTAGAGGTTCTCGGCGGTCAGGTCCTCCCGGCCCTCACCAAGGCCGCGGGCGAGTTCAAGACCGAGTTTGGTCCCGCGCTCTCCGACCTCTCAGCCAAGCTGAAGGACGCCGCTCCGGCCGCGCTCGCGATTGCTACGGTAATCATCGGCAACCTCGTCCCCGCGATCGCTACGGCGGTCGGCGTGGTCGCCTCGGTCGTCAAGTTCCTCGGCGAGCACGAGACCACTGCCAAGGCGCTGGCCATCACCATGGGCGTCCTCGCGACGGCCTACGTGGCGTTCAAGACCGTCACGACCGCCCTCGCGCTCGCTGACATGGTGAAGAACCTCGTCACCCTGGCCAAGGCAACGAGGGCCTACGCCATCGCGCAGGCCGCCCTAAACCTCGTGATGATGCTCAACCCGATTGGCCTGATCGTCCTCGGGATTGCCGCGCTCGTCGCGGGCGTCGTGCTCATCGCGACCAAGACCACTTGGTTTCAGGACCTTTGGTCCGCCGCGTGGGGTGCGATCCAGAAGACAGCCTCGGCCGTCTTCAACTGGGTGAAGGCAAACTGGCCGTTGCTTCTGGCAATCATCACCGGACCGATCGGCCTCGCCGTCCTCGCGGTCGTGAAGAACTTCGACACGATCAAGGCCGCCGCTGGCAAGGTCCTCGCGGCCATCGTCAACGCCTACAAGGCCGTGACGAAGTTCTTCGCGGACCTGCCCGGCAAGATCTTCGCCGCGCTGTCCACGGCGGCGACATTCCTTGTCAGCAAGGGACGCGACTTCGTCTCGGGCCTCTTGAACGGCATCGTGGCCTACGCCGTCAACCTGTACTCGTTTTGGACGAAGCTCCCCGGCGTCATCGCGGGCAAGCTCGGCGCTCTCGGTTCCTACCTCGGGAACAAGGGCCGCGACTTGGTCTCTGGCCTCACCGCCGGAGCATCCGAGAAGGCCGCCGCTCTGCTGTCCTACTTCCGCGATCTCCCCGGCAACGTCGCCGCCAAGCTGGGCAACCTCGGGTCATCGCTGAAGAGCGCGGGCCTGAACTTCGCGCAGGGATTCATCAACGGTATCGGGGACATGGTCGGCAAGGCCGCCGACAAGGCGCGCGAGCTGGCCTCGGCCGCAAAGAACGCCATCATCGGAATCCTCGATATCAACTCACCCTCGCGAGTGGCCGACGACCTCGGCCGGTACTTCGGGCAGGGCTTCGCCAACGGCATTGCCGGTATGGAGAAGGCCGTCGGTCAGTCCTCGGCCGGCATGGCCAAGGCCGCCGTCCGCGGCGTTTCCTCCCTGCCCATCAAGTCCGCTTCCAACAGCGGCAACGTCCCCCGCCCTGTCGGCTTCGGTGCCGCGGGCAACGACGTAGACATTTTCGTCCAGGGCACGACCGACCCCGAGGCTACTGCCCGGATCGTCGGCCGCAAGCTCGCTAACGCCGGAGTGTGA
- a CDS encoding phage tail tube protein — MSGDATNAALWTNADVYIHDLSGGTPVWPTNVATPWDAGWKAVGLLNGDEGMTESRDEETTEHFAWGGLLVKSTKSKHKRTIRFVALEDNAVTFGLVNPGSTRAVADANGVVKSTIVVPTSKEWAIGFETREGFKVRRRVVKRSDIGEVADITDSEAELTVYDLTVNIYPESNGELYTELSGNPADDVTAP, encoded by the coding sequence ATGAGTGGAGATGCAACCAACGCCGCGCTCTGGACGAACGCTGACGTTTACATTCACGACCTGTCCGGCGGTACGCCGGTGTGGCCGACCAACGTCGCGACCCCCTGGGATGCCGGCTGGAAGGCCGTCGGCCTGCTCAACGGTGACGAGGGTATGACCGAGTCCCGCGACGAAGAGACCACGGAGCACTTCGCGTGGGGCGGCCTTCTGGTCAAGTCCACCAAGAGCAAGCACAAGCGGACGATCCGTTTCGTAGCCCTGGAGGACAACGCCGTCACCTTCGGCCTCGTCAACCCCGGCTCGACTCGCGCCGTGGCCGACGCGAACGGCGTCGTCAAGTCCACCATCGTCGTTCCGACGTCGAAGGAATGGGCGATCGGCTTCGAGACCCGCGAGGGCTTCAAGGTCCGGCGCCGGGTGGTCAAGCGGAGCGACATTGGCGAGGTCGCCGATATCACCGACTCCGAGGCCGAGCTGACCGTCTACGACCTCACGGTGAACATCTACCCGGAGTCCAACGGAGAGCTCTACACCGAGCTTTCCGGTAACCCCGCGGACGACGTCACCGCCCCCTGA